Proteins from one Shewanella pealeana ATCC 700345 genomic window:
- a CDS encoding YdcH family protein, with translation MLGEDHSLVHEFPEYQNIIVKLCQSDDAFAKDTKHYNALDKEIRDLELRGAPIDDDAMHQLKHDRAELKDSLFYRLSKSSSQ, from the coding sequence ATGTTAGGCGAAGACCACTCACTTGTTCATGAGTTTCCTGAGTACCAAAATATTATTGTTAAGCTTTGCCAAAGCGACGATGCTTTTGCAAAAGATACCAAACACTATAATGCACTGGATAAAGAGATCCGAGATCTTGAGTTAAGAGGCGCGCCCATTGATGACGATGCTATGCATCAACTGAAACATGATCGAGCGGAGTTAAAAGACTCACTATTTTATCGCCTTAGCAAAAGTAGTAGCCAATAA
- the glnD gene encoding [protein-PII] uridylyltransferase, with the protein MSSILELNSLSELKFHIKTFDEKLNEQFLTLPVQTLLKRRAKHIDEMLVSLWKMYNLHNTSMSLNAVGGYGRRALHPRSDVDLAIIIEQELSPQQQEQLSLFLTHLWDFGLDIGQTVRTLSESIASARSDITIATNLLDIRCLVGSKKHALTIKEQLYQNELWTSLSFYDAKMAEQQVRHNKALNTALYLEPNLKNNPGGLRDVHTIMWIAQKHFSLANANALKTIGFLQQDEVYELLEAYDFICRVRWALHCVTQSAQDVLLFEHQAGVAEFMQFGQGDNSQLAIERMMRQLFRAMTRVRELNQIICDSFKLDTLNETERGNLQSIDKYFSVCNGLIEVKFTQAFIDKRQVIRMFKLIAENDNIDGIAPQTLRLLRQTRRGLLGELQDYQGCREEFLAILSHPKGLRKCLGLMHRYGVLAAYCSQWHAIEGQMQFDMHNAFTVDEHTFKTIQYIDSFALNKKNSLTYSVYQNIGNRFALVFATLCHHLSGKQAIENSELSAIQAKELAEEHLLKASTTALIYWLVANQDLLISAIQTQDISEPDVIKHLAKTIGSQDKLNALFLFTIADMMATNESYWNDWQESQLTLLYMALRDALKQGIENIFEVRTVIRENQTDARAELVKAGIDEERLSQFWHSLPNNFFSGNSVEDIVEISQGLLEGVAGTTRVLVGKNGDNGFTSIYVYTEDRPKLFVDLFKTLASSKLKVKDAQMMQTKDGQVLEIIKVLDHKDEPIDDEPRIEQIVKRIYRAIDQKDRPRKLVTPRALKNFDSPPVVTVLHTTKKNRALLKVNTLDDPMYLEQICNLLSEQNLSIHSAKISTLGECTENVFLVSNAEKSSFGHDEQLKLVDIIEEEIA; encoded by the coding sequence ATGTCTAGTATATTGGAACTGAATTCTCTCTCGGAGTTGAAGTTTCATATAAAAACCTTCGACGAAAAGCTTAACGAGCAGTTTTTAACTCTGCCGGTGCAGACTCTATTAAAGAGGCGCGCTAAGCATATAGACGAAATGTTGGTTTCATTATGGAAGATGTACAACCTGCATAATACCTCGATGTCGCTTAATGCGGTGGGAGGATATGGTCGAAGGGCGCTGCATCCTAGATCCGATGTCGATTTAGCCATCATCATAGAGCAAGAGTTATCCCCGCAGCAGCAAGAACAATTATCGCTTTTCCTTACCCACCTCTGGGACTTTGGCTTAGATATAGGTCAAACAGTTAGAACCCTCTCTGAATCGATAGCGTCAGCAAGATCCGATATCACCATTGCCACCAACCTGCTCGATATCCGCTGTTTAGTTGGCTCAAAAAAACATGCGCTGACCATTAAAGAGCAGCTTTATCAAAATGAGCTGTGGACCAGCCTGTCTTTTTACGATGCCAAAATGGCCGAGCAGCAAGTCAGACACAATAAGGCGCTGAACACTGCACTGTATTTAGAGCCTAATCTCAAGAACAATCCTGGTGGCCTACGCGATGTACACACCATTATGTGGATCGCACAAAAGCATTTCTCACTGGCCAATGCCAATGCCCTTAAAACCATAGGATTTTTACAGCAAGATGAAGTCTATGAGCTATTAGAAGCCTATGACTTTATCTGTCGCGTTAGATGGGCATTGCACTGTGTAACGCAATCGGCGCAGGATGTATTGCTGTTTGAGCACCAAGCTGGTGTGGCCGAGTTTATGCAATTTGGCCAAGGTGATAATAGCCAGCTGGCGATTGAGCGTATGATGCGCCAGCTCTTTAGGGCCATGACTCGCGTACGTGAGTTAAATCAGATCATCTGTGACTCTTTTAAGCTCGATACCCTAAACGAAACCGAGCGCGGTAACCTGCAATCCATCGATAAGTATTTCAGCGTATGTAACGGGCTCATTGAGGTGAAATTTACCCAAGCTTTCATTGATAAGCGTCAGGTCATACGTATGTTCAAGCTGATTGCCGAGAACGATAATATCGATGGCATTGCGCCGCAAACACTGAGATTACTCAGACAGACCCGCCGTGGGCTGCTCGGCGAGTTACAAGATTATCAGGGGTGCCGTGAAGAGTTCTTAGCTATCTTGTCCCATCCTAAGGGCCTACGTAAATGCCTTGGTCTGATGCATCGCTACGGTGTATTAGCGGCATACTGCTCACAGTGGCATGCAATTGAAGGTCAGATGCAGTTTGATATGCACAATGCCTTTACTGTGGATGAGCACACCTTTAAAACGATTCAGTATATCGACAGCTTTGCACTCAATAAGAAAAACAGCCTCACCTATTCGGTTTATCAAAATATCGGTAATCGGTTTGCACTGGTGTTTGCAACGCTTTGTCATCACCTCTCTGGTAAACAGGCGATAGAGAACAGTGAGTTGAGTGCTATTCAGGCTAAGGAACTTGCCGAAGAACACCTGTTAAAGGCTTCAACCACGGCGCTTATCTATTGGCTAGTGGCCAATCAAGATTTACTGATTAGCGCAATTCAAACTCAGGATATCAGCGAGCCGGACGTGATTAAGCACTTGGCTAAAACCATAGGATCGCAAGATAAACTTAACGCCCTATTTCTTTTCACCATCGCCGATATGATGGCGACTAACGAAAGCTATTGGAACGATTGGCAGGAGAGCCAGCTAACTCTCTTGTATATGGCGCTTCGTGACGCGTTAAAACAGGGAATAGAAAATATCTTCGAGGTGCGTACCGTCATTCGCGAGAATCAGACGGATGCCAGGGCAGAGCTTGTAAAGGCGGGGATCGATGAGGAGCGTCTAAGCCAGTTCTGGCATAGCTTGCCGAATAATTTCTTCAGTGGTAACTCTGTAGAAGATATCGTTGAGATCAGCCAAGGCCTCCTCGAGGGGGTTGCGGGTACGACCCGAGTCTTAGTCGGTAAGAATGGTGATAATGGCTTTACCAGTATTTATGTTTATACCGAGGACAGGCCTAAGTTGTTTGTCGACCTGTTTAAGACTTTAGCTAGCTCTAAGCTCAAGGTCAAAGATGCCCAGATGATGCAAACTAAAGATGGTCAAGTGTTGGAGATCATCAAGGTACTGGATCATAAAGATGAGCCAATTGATGATGAACCAAGAATAGAGCAAATCGTTAAGCGCATCTATCGCGCGATTGATCAAAAAGACAGACCTAGGAAGCTAGTTACCCCTAGAGCCTTAAAGAACTTTGATAGTCCTCCAGTGGTTACTGTGCTGCACACCACCAAGAAAAACAGAGCCTTGCTTAAGGTTAATACTTTAGATGACCCTATGTACCTAGAGCAGATCTGTAATTTATTATCTGAGCAGAATCTGAGTATCCACTCGGCAAAAATAAGTACCTTAGGAGAATGCACCGAAAACGTATTCTTGGTATCGAATGCCGAGAAAAGCTCTTTTGGTCATGATGAACAGCTAAAGCTGGTGGATATTATCGAAGAGGAAATCGCTTAA
- a CDS encoding alginate export family protein — translation MKVHALTLAVLASLASTAVTAETVDPLKKAFIDDSAVKVQFRLRYEDVDVANVDQQNQTTLRTRLNYQTGDLYNLFAVAEIDDVRSTDNEPLIADYKYTQINQGYIGYKGPAETLAKLGRQRILLDNQRFVGGVGFRQNEQTYDAVSVKNTAIEGLTAYYAYVANVNRIFPEGSGKEEHENETNLVNINYKALDFAKISGYGYLIDNIDVPSFSTDTYGIRATGDIKLDSLKLSYEAEYAQQSEGSDNPVSYSASYYKLGAGVNFDAFGAKVGYEVLGSDDGKAGFITPLATLHAFNGWTDKFLFGGKGNWENGLVDTHFIVTAKLAGLKLLAKYHMFESDYGDIDMGKEWGVAATYPFAKYYSVGIKYASFSGADAGYGFSNDTDKLWLTMQAKY, via the coding sequence ATGAAAGTCCATGCCCTTACCCTAGCTGTACTCGCAAGCTTAGCTTCAACTGCCGTAACCGCAGAAACCGTTGACCCACTAAAGAAAGCCTTTATCGATGACTCCGCTGTAAAAGTACAGTTCCGTCTTCGTTATGAAGATGTGGATGTGGCGAATGTTGATCAGCAAAATCAAACCACCTTGCGTACCCGCCTGAACTATCAAACTGGCGATCTGTATAACTTATTTGCTGTTGCCGAAATTGACGATGTTCGGTCTACAGATAATGAGCCATTGATTGCAGATTATAAATATACCCAAATTAACCAAGGTTACATTGGTTATAAAGGCCCTGCTGAAACGCTAGCAAAGCTTGGTCGTCAACGTATTTTACTCGATAACCAGCGTTTTGTGGGGGGGGTGGGTTTCCGCCAAAATGAGCAGACATATGACGCGGTTTCGGTGAAGAACACTGCAATCGAAGGCTTGACGGCATACTACGCTTATGTGGCTAATGTGAACCGTATTTTCCCTGAAGGTTCAGGCAAAGAAGAACATGAAAACGAAACTAACTTAGTCAATATCAACTACAAGGCATTGGATTTCGCTAAGATCTCTGGTTATGGCTATTTAATTGATAATATTGATGTACCCTCTTTTTCTACCGATACCTATGGTATCCGCGCAACGGGTGATATCAAGCTTGATTCATTAAAGCTTAGCTACGAAGCAGAATATGCACAGCAGTCAGAAGGTAGCGATAACCCTGTAAGTTACAGCGCGTCTTACTACAAGCTAGGTGCAGGCGTTAACTTCGATGCTTTTGGCGCCAAAGTTGGTTACGAAGTACTGGGCTCGGATGACGGCAAGGCTGGATTTATCACGCCTCTTGCGACATTGCACGCCTTTAACGGTTGGACAGATAAGTTCTTGTTTGGTGGTAAAGGTAACTGGGAAAATGGCCTAGTCGATACTCACTTCATTGTTACCGCTAAGCTTGCAGGGCTAAAACTGTTGGCTAAATACCATATGTTTGAATCTGATTATGGTGACATCGATATGGGTAAAGAGTGGGGCGTTGCTGCGACTTATCCATTTGCTAAGTACTATAGCGTAGGGATTAAATATGCCAGTTTCAGTGGTGCGGATGCGGGATACGGTTTCTCAAATGATACCGATAAATTATGGCTAACAATGCAAGCCAAGTACTAA
- a CDS encoding HAD-IB family hydrolase, whose translation MKLVLFDFDGTLTHQDMFTKFIIYSATPVRLVLGVMFMSPLYLLYRLGLIPARKLRPLVSFFAFAGRNKLAVDVIGRAYADQVISKHIRLDAMQTLKQHQDDGATIVLVSASLDLYLRPWCQMMNIQLICSEMASQGKRYSGYYSAGDCSCSAKAYKVSQQFDLSAFSQIYAYGDTKEDLAMLALADKAFMQGVEQ comes from the coding sequence TTGAAGCTGGTTTTGTTTGATTTTGATGGTACCTTGACCCATCAAGATATGTTCACCAAATTTATTATCTACTCAGCCACGCCGGTACGATTAGTGCTTGGCGTGATGTTTATGTCTCCCCTTTATCTGTTGTACCGCTTAGGCTTGATCCCCGCGCGAAAGCTTAGGCCCTTGGTGAGTTTTTTTGCCTTTGCTGGCCGCAATAAGCTTGCTGTCGATGTCATTGGGCGTGCTTATGCTGACCAGGTTATTTCTAAGCATATTCGACTAGATGCAATGCAAACACTCAAACAACATCAAGATGATGGTGCCACCATTGTCTTGGTCTCAGCTTCGCTCGATCTCTACCTTCGGCCTTGGTGTCAGATGATGAATATCCAGCTTATCTGTAGCGAAATGGCGAGTCAGGGCAAGCGTTATAGCGGTTATTACAGCGCAGGAGATTGCAGCTGCAGCGCTAAGGCCTACAAGGTATCGCAGCAGTTTGACTTAAGTGCTTTTAGCCAAATCTACGCCTATGGTGATACCAAAGAAGATCTTGCCATGTTGGCACTGGCCGACAAAGCTTTTATGCAAGGCGTCGAGCAGTAA
- a CDS encoding LVIVD repeat-containing protein: MLRVLLLSVCFLAAPLFANTFNLVQEDVWGDRHYGDIYAEGDYAYIASDGVVVLDISVPSSPTHVTKISLPTFDEIIRVKKQGEHLFVMSIKEMFIVDVSDLTAASVVASFEYLQDHFFLDFEVVGTRLYTVGMNTPHITEYDISDITSPQMIGTKGFGAVSTMGLALASIDGALVVNIDDILYVVSTAEATKFKVLYTGQKIQVKKRLTSNIR, from the coding sequence ATGCTTAGAGTTTTACTGCTAAGTGTTTGCTTTTTGGCTGCGCCATTATTCGCAAACACATTCAATTTAGTACAGGAAGATGTGTGGGGAGATCGACATTATGGTGATATTTACGCAGAGGGTGACTATGCATATATAGCGAGTGACGGGGTGGTCGTTCTAGATATTTCAGTACCATCATCGCCAACTCATGTGACTAAAATTTCACTGCCGACATTTGATGAAATCATTCGAGTAAAGAAGCAAGGAGAGCATCTTTTTGTTATGTCGATAAAAGAGATGTTTATTGTAGATGTTTCAGATCTCACTGCTGCGAGTGTCGTTGCTAGCTTTGAATATCTTCAGGATCATTTCTTTTTGGATTTTGAAGTTGTTGGAACTCGCTTGTACACAGTGGGAATGAATACGCCTCACATTACAGAGTATGATATCTCCGATATTACTTCTCCTCAAATGATAGGAACGAAAGGCTTTGGTGCCGTCTCGACGATGGGTTTAGCACTGGCTTCTATTGATGGAGCATTAGTGGTGAATATAGACGATATTTTATATGTGGTATCGACCGCTGAAGCAACTAAGTTTAAAGTTCTATATACAGGTCAAAAAATACAGGTCAAAAAGAGGTTAACGAGCAATATTCGATAA
- a CDS encoding MBL fold metallo-hydrolase RNA specificity domain-containing protein, which produces MQMTLSFLGATQEVTGSCHLLTIDGRQVLLDCGLIQGSKADVLRNHEPFAFTPSQIHAVVLSHAHIDHSGRLPLLVKSGFTGPIYSHKATVELCGVMLKDAAMLQARDTERLNKKRAKNDLPLLDPLFDEADVERVMLQFVALDYGENKEVAPHLKVCLSDAGHILGSAVVELWLGEGSETKKLVFSGDLGREGMPILDDPTFIDSADLVLMESTYGDRLHRSWDDTLEELRAIFARTIEQSRGNILLPAFSVGRAQELLYLFHLYAKEWDLSRWRICLDSPMAIKATQIYVDNYGLMDEDFKRFTHMSPGKHPLLSNVDFIDTTEESMELNHIHQGLIIIAGSGMCNGGRIRCHLEHNLANSFSDVIICGYQAHGTPGRLLVDGAESLTISGQSINVAARLHTVGGLSAHADQAELLCWYRHFNDSPPIVLVHGEVEAQKVLLAQLNANSSLAPRQSAIAEQGNCLDLSRLPKFVWLPSALGNGKQDE; this is translated from the coding sequence ATGCAGATGACTCTGTCTTTTTTAGGTGCGACTCAGGAAGTGACAGGCTCTTGTCACTTACTCACGATTGATGGACGACAAGTGCTGCTCGATTGCGGCTTGATCCAAGGGAGTAAGGCCGATGTGTTGCGTAATCACGAGCCTTTTGCCTTCACTCCATCACAGATCCACGCAGTAGTTTTAAGTCATGCTCATATCGATCACTCAGGTCGGCTCCCTCTGTTAGTTAAATCTGGGTTTACAGGCCCTATCTATAGCCACAAGGCCACGGTAGAGCTGTGTGGCGTCATGCTAAAAGATGCCGCCATGTTGCAGGCAAGAGATACTGAAAGACTCAACAAGAAAAGGGCAAAGAATGATCTGCCTTTGCTTGACCCCTTATTTGATGAAGCTGATGTTGAGCGAGTGATGCTACAGTTTGTGGCACTAGATTATGGCGAGAATAAAGAGGTGGCCCCTCATCTTAAAGTATGTCTGTCGGATGCGGGGCATATTTTGGGCTCTGCTGTGGTTGAGCTTTGGTTAGGAGAAGGTTCAGAAACTAAGAAACTGGTATTTAGTGGCGATCTAGGCCGCGAGGGGATGCCGATTCTTGATGATCCAACATTCATCGATAGCGCAGATCTGGTGTTGATGGAAAGTACTTATGGTGACAGGCTGCATCGCAGTTGGGATGATACCCTTGAGGAGTTGAGAGCGATATTTGCCCGCACCATTGAACAGAGTCGTGGCAATATTCTGTTGCCAGCATTTTCGGTTGGCCGAGCGCAGGAGCTGCTCTACCTGTTTCATCTCTACGCTAAGGAGTGGGATCTCTCTCGCTGGCGGATCTGCCTCGATAGCCCTATGGCAATCAAAGCGACACAGATCTATGTCGATAATTATGGCCTTATGGATGAGGATTTTAAACGCTTCACCCATATGTCTCCCGGCAAGCACCCTCTACTGTCCAATGTGGACTTTATCGACACCACTGAGGAGTCGATGGAGCTCAACCATATCCACCAAGGACTAATTATTATCGCAGGTAGCGGCATGTGTAACGGTGGTCGAATCCGTTGTCACTTAGAGCACAACTTAGCTAATAGCTTCTCTGACGTGATTATTTGTGGCTATCAAGCGCATGGTACTCCTGGGCGACTCTTGGTGGATGGCGCAGAGAGTCTGACTATCAGTGGGCAAAGCATTAATGTGGCGGCAAGGTTACATACGGTCGGAGGACTCTCGGCTCATGCGGATCAGGCGGAGTTATTGTGCTGGTATCGACACTTTAATGATTCTCCTCCCATCGTATTAGTACACGGAGAGGTAGAGGCGCAAAAGGTGTTACTAGCTCAACTTAATGCAAATAGCAGCTTAGCTCCTAGACAAAGTGCGATAGCAGAGCAAGGTAATTGCCTGGATCTTAGTCGGCTGCCTAAATTTGTTTGGTTACCGAGCGCTCTTGGCAATGGGAAGCAAGATGAGTGA
- a CDS encoding glutamate synthase-related protein: protein MKPIVADNKPIKVSLTQGKEYYFCSCGRSKNQPFCDGSHAGTPFKPQQFIADKTEDSYLCQCKHTANSPFCDGSHKQFTQSDIGKQGKEKETTTTSQSVPIAHNTAEEPTLEYIHMLAREGLSKVGHHGPMTSMGVPRNQLPHWDDLQLMVAQMATKPLMEDVEVTTELIIGPQARKPLKLDIPLFVSDMSFGSLSEEAKIALARGAELAGTGICSGEGGILSDEQAENSRYFYELASAKFGYKEALLCKVQSFHFKGGQGAKTGTGGHLPASKNVGKISEVRGLPEGVDAISPPTFTELKSSADFKRFADRVREVSGGIPIGFKLSANHIERDIQFALDASADYIILDGRGGGTGAAPEIFRDHISVPTIPALARARRYLDQKGESGRVTLIATGGIRTPIDFVKAMALGADGVAVSNSAMQAIGCVAARMCNTNNCPAGIATQKSDLRQRLNIDKSAKQLHNFFEASVELMQVMARACGHDSLSQFNKDDLATWHIEMARLTGVKYSGFCEP from the coding sequence ATGAAGCCAATAGTCGCAGATAATAAGCCCATAAAAGTCAGCCTCACTCAAGGAAAGGAGTACTACTTCTGCAGTTGTGGGCGATCTAAGAATCAACCCTTCTGCGATGGCTCCCACGCAGGAACCCCATTCAAACCTCAGCAATTTATTGCAGACAAAACTGAAGATTCTTATCTGTGCCAGTGCAAACACACAGCAAACTCGCCCTTCTGTGATGGATCTCATAAGCAATTCACTCAGAGCGACATTGGAAAACAGGGAAAAGAAAAAGAGACAACGACAACAAGCCAATCGGTTCCCATTGCTCACAATACGGCTGAAGAGCCAACGCTTGAATATATTCACATGCTAGCCCGAGAAGGCTTATCGAAAGTGGGCCATCACGGCCCCATGACATCCATGGGCGTGCCACGCAATCAGTTGCCGCATTGGGACGACTTGCAGCTCATGGTGGCGCAGATGGCCACTAAACCCTTAATGGAAGATGTTGAGGTGACAACCGAGCTCATCATAGGGCCGCAGGCAAGAAAGCCTCTCAAGCTCGATATCCCATTATTCGTCTCCGATATGAGCTTTGGTTCATTATCTGAGGAGGCAAAGATTGCCCTCGCTCGCGGCGCCGAATTAGCGGGAACAGGGATCTGCTCTGGTGAGGGCGGCATATTGAGCGATGAACAAGCCGAGAATTCACGTTATTTTTATGAGTTAGCCAGCGCTAAGTTTGGCTATAAAGAAGCCTTGCTCTGCAAAGTACAAAGCTTTCACTTTAAGGGCGGGCAAGGGGCAAAAACAGGCACAGGTGGTCATCTGCCAGCTAGCAAAAATGTCGGCAAAATATCTGAAGTTCGCGGTTTGCCTGAGGGCGTCGACGCCATATCTCCACCAACCTTTACCGAGTTAAAAAGCAGTGCTGACTTTAAACGTTTTGCCGACAGGGTTAGAGAGGTTTCAGGCGGGATCCCAATCGGCTTTAAGCTCAGTGCCAATCATATCGAGCGCGATATCCAATTCGCCCTAGACGCCAGTGCCGACTACATCATACTCGATGGTAGAGGTGGCGGAACGGGAGCCGCACCGGAAATTTTTCGCGATCATATCAGCGTACCAACGATTCCAGCCCTTGCTAGAGCCAGAAGGTACCTTGACCAAAAAGGTGAGAGTGGTCGAGTGACCTTAATCGCCACTGGTGGTATACGCACTCCCATCGACTTTGTAAAAGCCATGGCCTTAGGCGCCGATGGCGTCGCGGTATCTAATAGCGCCATGCAGGCTATTGGCTGCGTGGCGGCAAGAATGTGCAATACCAACAACTGCCCAGCAGGGATTGCCACTCAAAAGTCAGATCTTCGTCAAAGGCTCAATATTGATAAATCAGCCAAACAGTTACACAACTTTTTTGAAGCCTCTGTCGAGCTTATGCAGGTAATGGCCCGTGCCTGTGGTCATGACTCTCTCAGCCAGTTTAATAAAGATGACTTAGCCACCTGGCATATTGAGATGGCTCGCTTAACTGGGGTTAAATATTCCGGATTTTGTGAACCTTAA
- a CDS encoding cadherin-like domain-containing protein gives MDLVNNRLSIQYDEQFWLIDVTHPSSPEVIGNKEVPALSHSKDVKVLGDTLIAARDGQLKKYQINIAPVITASLLTVNEDETLIQELPVSTWHAGVLTFEILTQASKGTVTVDHEGVVNFSPNKDEFGEDQFTVRVADNHGRSSEKEIRIDILPINDAPRVLDQTFVTNEDVELRSSLIVAEVDSDELQFVLVTDTLNGVVTLSESGEYSYQATANFNGTDSFTFSVTDGVNAAVEASVTINILAVNDAPVASHQSLNIGYNREVASRLSAFDVDEDELMFEVVTNVSHGELALNDDGSFIYNPKTDFSGNDSFTYRVTDTAGSTSEAVVSITVSAKPKESTSDSSGGSLGYLCLLYLMLTVGYRQRFR, from the coding sequence ATGGATTTAGTCAATAATCGTTTATCTATTCAGTACGATGAGCAGTTTTGGTTAATCGACGTTACACATCCTAGCTCTCCAGAGGTGATTGGCAATAAAGAAGTACCAGCATTAAGCCACTCTAAAGATGTAAAAGTGTTAGGCGATACCTTAATCGCTGCGCGAGATGGTCAGCTTAAGAAGTATCAGATAAATATTGCACCAGTCATTACGGCTTCTCTCTTAACAGTCAATGAAGATGAAACGCTAATACAGGAGCTCCCAGTAAGTACTTGGCACGCAGGCGTATTAACTTTTGAAATATTGACGCAGGCTTCGAAGGGGACTGTTACTGTTGACCACGAAGGCGTTGTAAATTTCTCCCCTAACAAAGATGAGTTCGGTGAAGATCAATTTACTGTTAGAGTGGCTGACAATCATGGAAGGAGCTCTGAAAAAGAGATTCGGATTGATATCCTTCCAATTAACGACGCACCTAGAGTATTAGATCAGACATTTGTTACGAATGAGGATGTTGAACTCCGTAGCAGTTTAATAGTTGCAGAAGTTGATAGCGATGAACTCCAATTCGTGTTGGTTACAGATACGCTAAACGGGGTGGTCACGCTTAGTGAGTCAGGTGAATATTCTTATCAAGCGACAGCTAATTTTAATGGTACAGATAGTTTTACTTTTAGTGTGACTGATGGCGTTAATGCTGCCGTTGAAGCGAGTGTTACCATAAACATTTTAGCGGTTAATGATGCGCCTGTTGCAAGTCATCAGTCGTTAAACATCGGATACAATCGTGAGGTCGCGAGTCGATTATCAGCTTTCGATGTTGATGAAGATGAATTGATGTTTGAAGTCGTTACCAATGTTAGTCATGGGGAATTAGCCTTAAATGATGATGGTAGCTTTATCTATAACCCAAAAACTGATTTTAGCGGTAATGACAGCTTTACCTATCGGGTAACTGATACCGCAGGAAGCACAAGTGAAGCCGTTGTTAGTATAACAGTTAGTGCAAAACCGAAAGAGTCGACCTCAGATTCATCGGGGGGCTCTCTTGGGTACTTGTGCTTACTCTATTTGATGCTTACGGTTGGATATCGCCAAAGATTTCGATAG